The following are from one region of the Eulemur rufifrons isolate Redbay chromosome 17, OSU_ERuf_1, whole genome shotgun sequence genome:
- the PHAX gene encoding phosphorylated adapter RNA export protein — protein MALEAGDMEDGQLSDSDSDMTVAPSDRPLHVPKVLSGDSAVRTFQSTATACAPVSHYRTVKSVDSSEESFSDSDDDSSLWKRKRQKCFNPPPKPEPFQFDQNSEKPPVAGGKKVNNIWGAVLQEQNQDAVATELGILGMEGTIDRSRQSETYNYLLAKKLKRESQEHTKELDKELDAYMHDSKKTGSKEEENGQGHLKRKRPVKDRLGCRVEMNYKGRYEITEEDSQEKVADEISFRLQEPKKDLIARVVRIIGNKKAIELLMETAEVEQNGGLFIMNGSRRRTPGGVFLNLLKNTPSISEEQIKDIFYIENQKEYENKKAARKRRTQVLGKKMKQAIKSLNFQEDDDTSRETFASDTNEALASLDESQEGHGEAKLDAEEAIEVDHSHDVDIF, from the exons ATGGCGCTGGAAGCCGGAGACATGGAAGATGGGCAGCTTTCCGACTCGGATTCCGACATGACGGTCGCACCCAGCGACAGGCCGCTGCACGTGCCG AAAGTACTAAGTGGGGATAGTGCTGTGAGGACCTTTCAGAGTACGGCAACAGCGTGTGCACCGGTGTCCCATTATCGGACTGTTAAAAGTGTGGATTCAAGTGAAGAGAGTTTTTCTGATTCAGATGATGACAGCTCTCTTTGGAAACGCAAGCGACAGAAATGTTTCAACCCTCCTCCTAAACCAGAGCCTTTTCAGTTTGACCAGAACAGTGAGAAACCACCTGTTGCTGGAGGAAAGAAGGTTAACAACATATGGGGTGCTGTGCTGCAGGAGCAGAATCAAGATGCAGTGGCCACTGAGCTTGGTATCTTGGGAATGGAGGGCACCATCGACAGAAGCAGACAATCCGAGACCTACAATTATTTGCTTGCCAAGAAACTTAAGAGGGAATCTCAAGAGCATACAAAAGAATTAGACAAGGAACTAGATGCATATATGCATGATAGCAAAAAAACAGGatcaaaggaagaggaaaatgggCAAGGTCATCTCAAAAGGAAACGACCTGTCAAAGACAGACTGGGGTGCAGAGTAGAAATGAACTATAAAGGCCGATATGAGATCACAGAGGAAGATTCTCAAGAGAAAGTAGCTGATGAAATTTCTTTCAG GTTACAGGAACCAAAGAAAGATCTGATAGCCCGAGTAGTGAGGATTATTGGAAACAAAAAGGCAATCGAACTTCTGATGGAAACTGCTGAAGTTGAACAAAATGGTGGTCTCTTCATAATG aatgGTAGTCGAAGAAGAACACCAGGTGGAGTTTTTCTGAATCTGCTGAAAAACACTCCTAGTATCAGCGAGGAACAAATTAAG GACattttctacattgaaaatcaaaaggaatatgaaaataaaaaagctgcTAGAAAGAGGAGAACACAGGTGTTGGGGAAAAAGATGAAACAAGCTATTAAAAGTCTAAATTTTCAAGAAGATGATGATACATCACGAGAAACTTTTGCAAGTGACACAAATGAGGCCTTGGCTTCTCTTGATGAGTCACAGGAAGGACACGGAGAGGCCAAGTTGGACGCCGAGGAAGCCATTGAAGTTGATCATTCTCACGATGTGGACATCTTTTAA
- the SPMIP10 gene encoding sperm-associated microtubule inner protein 10, with the protein MASGKDTCPTLPKLTNNCSDEHFYKPAKKYDEIHLPRFSLKQGMIPRRYVMPWKENMKFRNVNLKLAEVCGIYTGPLEDSLFLNHSERLCHGEERRVVLRKGPPEIKIADMPLHSPLSRYQSTVISHGFRRRLV; encoded by the exons ATGGCTTCAGGAAAAGACACTTGTCCTACCTTACCTAAACTCACCAACAACTGCTCTGATGAGCATTTCTATAAGCCTGCTAAAAA GTATGATGAGATTCATTTGCCACGGTTTTCATTAAAGCAGGGGATGATCCCAAGACGTTATGTTATGCCttggaaagaaaacatgaaattcaGGAATGTGAATCTGAAG ctagCAGAAGTGTGTGGAATCTATACTGGCCCTTTAGAAGACTCTCTGTTTTTGAATCACAGCGAAAGGCTTTGCCATGGGGAAGAACGTAGAGTTGTCTTGCGGAAAGGACCACCAGAAATAAAAATTGCGGATATGCCTTTGCATTCGCCTCTCTCCAGATACCAAAGCACTGTGATTTCCCATGGCTTCAGGAGGCGACTAGTCTga